One segment of Bacteroidales bacterium DNA contains the following:
- a CDS encoding glycoside hydrolase family 16 protein: MKVSNFILIAMVSILLSFLLVFCDKNDSPDNTHDPSNLTVTVVSINNETGEVVIQAIADNAVQYQLFVGNADAPAEVNETGYFEYTFEGDGQYDITVRAYGESGRYIKANRTITISVLPNEQVPLDSGYFSPVTYDGYTLVWQDEFNGSSVNVENWTFETGGNWFNNELQYYREENAWVADDVLTIEARKENYGGNNYTSARMITQNKKSFKYGRVDIRALLPEGQGLWPALWTLGNNISNVGWPKCGEIDIMEMIGGSGREKTVHSTLHWDDGNGYASYGLSYTSTGKNFHEKYHVFSIVWDENQIMSFVDNQQYFTIDITPPALSEFHNEHFFIFNVAVGGIWPGNPDASTIFPQQMKVDYIRVFQK, from the coding sequence ATGAAGGTTTCTAATTTTATCCTGATTGCGATGGTTTCTATCCTTTTATCATTCCTTCTTGTCTTCTGTGATAAGAACGACAGCCCCGACAATACCCATGATCCGTCGAACCTGACGGTAACAGTCGTATCCATCAATAACGAAACCGGGGAAGTGGTTATCCAGGCCATTGCAGACAATGCGGTGCAATACCAGCTGTTTGTGGGGAATGCTGACGCGCCGGCAGAGGTTAATGAAACGGGTTATTTTGAATACACCTTTGAAGGCGATGGGCAATACGATATTACCGTAAGGGCTTATGGAGAATCCGGCAGGTATATCAAAGCGAACAGGACCATAACAATTTCGGTGTTGCCAAATGAACAGGTACCATTGGATAGCGGCTATTTCAGCCCGGTAACGTATGACGGCTACACGCTGGTCTGGCAGGATGAATTTAACGGAAGCAGTGTCAATGTAGAAAACTGGACCTTCGAGACCGGCGGCAACTGGTTCAACAACGAGCTGCAATATTACCGTGAGGAGAATGCCTGGGTGGCCGATGATGTCCTGACCATTGAAGCCAGGAAAGAAAATTACGGGGGCAACAACTACACTTCTGCCAGGATGATCACGCAAAATAAAAAATCATTCAAATACGGACGGGTGGATATCAGGGCGTTATTACCTGAAGGACAGGGCCTATGGCCGGCGTTATGGACGCTGGGCAACAATATCAGTAACGTTGGCTGGCCCAAATGCGGCGAAATTGATATCATGGAAATGATCGGAGGATCAGGCAGGGAAAAAACGGTACACAGTACGCTGCATTGGGACGACGGCAACGGCTATGCCAGCTATGGACTAAGCTATACCTCAACCGGTAAAAATTTCCACGAGAAATATCATGTCTTTTCGATTGTCTGGGACGAGAACCAGATCATGTCCTTCGTCGATAATCAGCAGTATTTCACTATCGATATCACGCCTCCGGCGTTAAGCGAGTTCCACAATGAGCATTTCTTCATTTTCAACGTGGCCGTCGGAGGAATCTGGCCGGGAAATCCCGATGCTTCCACCATATTCCCCCAACAAATGAAGGTGGATTATATCCGTGTGTTTCAAAAATAA
- a CDS encoding transposase, with protein sequence MLLNKAESLITAIIAKIGKTTKPTQKFIQHILILYMGLRGKYNFINMARYGSYEEKTYRNQMEKSFDFAAFNTELILESCSKELILAYDPSYLSKSGKKTPHVGNFWSGTAQAVKRGIEIGSVAVVDIANATAFSLEAVQTPLIPKDINREENSIDHHLGVILNRVKEAEKLNIKYLAVDGYFAKVKFINGITENSHLQVISKFRPDANLRYTYHGPKHIGRGRPKLYAGKVNTNFIDRRRIRYCFDIDENTCVFSGIVYSISLKRQVRIVYIEHYGQDNYAKGHAILFSIDLSLSPEKILLYYKQRFQIEFLFRDAKNFAGLENCQARSVNKINFHVNASLTTVSLAKALHYLPIPKEQRESFSMLDVKTMYFNQYITDFIFSKLALDLSCEKIRLLYDECLSIGRLAA encoded by the coding sequence ATGCTTCTCAATAAAGCTGAAAGCCTTATCACTGCAATAATAGCAAAGATTGGCAAAACTACCAAACCTACACAAAAATTTATTCAACACATTTTGATCCTTTACATGGGACTCCGAGGCAAATACAACTTTATTAACATGGCCAGGTATGGCAGCTACGAAGAAAAGACCTACCGGAACCAAATGGAAAAATCGTTTGATTTTGCAGCCTTCAACACGGAACTGATTCTGGAAAGCTGTTCGAAGGAGCTTATATTGGCTTACGACCCGTCTTACCTTTCGAAGAGTGGGAAGAAAACGCCTCATGTCGGCAACTTTTGGAGCGGGACAGCACAAGCAGTGAAGCGGGGTATTGAGATCGGGTCTGTTGCTGTTGTTGATATTGCCAATGCCACTGCCTTCTCGCTGGAAGCTGTCCAGACACCTTTGATCCCAAAGGACATAAACCGGGAAGAAAACTCGATCGATCATCACCTTGGTGTCATTTTAAACCGTGTAAAAGAAGCAGAGAAACTGAACATTAAATACCTTGCCGTTGACGGGTACTTCGCAAAAGTAAAGTTTATTAACGGTATAACCGAAAACTCCCATCTCCAGGTCATCAGTAAGTTCAGACCGGATGCTAACCTTCGATATACATACCATGGCCCCAAGCATATCGGCAGAGGGCGACCCAAACTATATGCCGGAAAAGTGAACACAAATTTCATTGATCGCCGCAGAATCAGGTATTGCTTTGACATAGATGAGAATACATGTGTGTTTTCAGGCATTGTTTACAGCATTAGTTTAAAACGACAGGTTCGGATTGTTTATATTGAACACTACGGCCAGGACAATTATGCAAAAGGTCATGCCATCCTGTTTTCAATTGATCTGAGTTTGAGCCCTGAAAAAATCTTGCTTTATTACAAACAGCGATTTCAAATTGAGTTTTTGTTTCGCGATGCAAAAAACTTCGCAGGTCTGGAAAACTGCCAGGCAAGGAGTGTAAATAAGATAAACTTCCATGTGAATGCATCGCTTACTACAGTTTCTTTAGCAAAAGCTCTCCATTATCTTCCCATTCCGAAAGAACAACGGGAAAGCTTTTCTATGCTTGATGTTAAAACAATGTATTTCAACCAATATATCACTGATTTTATTTTTTCAAAGTTAGCTCTCGACCTGAGTTGCGAAAAAATCCGTCTGTTATATGATGAGTGTTTGAGCATCGGGAGGTTAGCTGCTTAA
- the metH gene encoding methionine synthase — protein MDIYHEIKRRVLVLDGAMGTMIQRYKFSEADYRGERFRDYHRDLKGNNDLLSITQPHIILEIHHAYLEAGADIIETNTFNANSISQADYGMESLAYELNRASAEIARACADEFTRLNPGKPRFVAGALGPTNKTASLSPDVNDPGYRAISFEQLYNAYYTQAEGLLDGVVDTLLVETIFDTLNAKAALFAIQDLLEKRGIKIPIMVSGTITDLSGRTLSGQTVEAFLNSVSHVDLFSIGFNCALGAKELRPFVEEIAHKAPFYTSVYPNAGLPNQFGEYDDTPEEMSSQIKDFIENRFINIVGGCCGTTPEHIRAFARIAENAVVRTVPQPTDSLKLSGLEPLVYFPGSNFINIGERTNVAGSKVFARLIRDEKFEDALIIARQQVENGAQVIDINMDDAMLDAEKSMVRFLNLLSADPDIARVPVMIDSSKWPVIEAGLKCLQGKAIVNSISLKDGEEAFKDKARKIKKYGAAVIVMAFDEEGQAVTFERKTEICKRAYRILTEEINFHPSDIIFDPNVLTIGTGMDEHNNYAIDFINTVKWIKQNLPHAKVSGGISNLSFSFRGNDTLREAIHSAFLYHAIRAGLDMGIVNAGNLPVYDEIPGDLLQLAEDVILNRRKDGTERLIAYAEKMQAKTDKQEKVEEWRSASVQERLKHALVRGILDHIAEDTEEARSHYPRSLDVIEGPLMDGMNIVGDLFGSGKMFLPQVVKSARVMKKAVAVLEPWLQAEKRESAAKSSQFAVRSSQSAVRENTDKQEPGTGNREPGTSRRILLATVKGDVHDIGKNIVGVVLGCNNYEVIDLGVMVPAEKILQTAKEKEVDVIGLSGLITPSLEEMAHVASEMQRLKFDIPLLIGGATTSEIHTAVKIATQYDHPVIHVRDASRCVGVLSNLLSPENKEKYVREISNKYSELKTRHENRKSEDVFITLEEARANRLKINWNEVLVTKPAFIGNRSLIDYPLEELRNYIDWTFFFHSWKIPGKYPEIFNDPLKGEEARKLFNDAQYMIEEVISKKMLQANGVFGFYPARSVGEDVLIYKDEQRKKQLSALHFLRNQEKKEEGIPNLSLADFIAPQASGIMDYIGIFAVTAGIGIEKWVKHYENALDDYSSFMLKFMADRLAEAFAERLHERVRKEFWGYVPDENIPVSNLLKEEYQGIRPAPGYPGCPEHSEKRTIFNLLDAEQNAGITLTENFAMYPAAAVSGYYFSHEFSRYFNLGKVSEEQVEDYARRKNIPVELAKKYLRQNLLEE, from the coding sequence ATGGATATTTACCACGAAATAAAAAGACGGGTATTGGTGCTGGATGGGGCAATGGGAACCATGATCCAGCGGTATAAGTTTTCAGAAGCTGATTACCGGGGGGAGCGGTTCCGCGATTATCACCGCGACCTGAAAGGCAATAACGACCTGCTATCGATTACGCAACCGCATATCATCCTGGAAATACACCATGCTTACCTCGAAGCCGGAGCCGATATCATCGAAACCAATACGTTTAATGCCAATTCGATCTCCCAGGCCGATTACGGAATGGAGTCCCTTGCCTATGAGCTGAACCGGGCCTCTGCTGAGATTGCCCGAGCCTGTGCCGATGAGTTCACCCGCCTGAACCCTGGTAAGCCCCGTTTCGTGGCCGGCGCACTTGGTCCGACCAATAAAACCGCCTCCCTTTCGCCCGATGTCAATGACCCGGGTTACCGCGCTATTTCCTTTGAACAGCTTTATAATGCTTATTACACCCAGGCGGAAGGCTTGCTCGACGGCGTCGTCGATACATTGCTGGTCGAAACTATCTTTGACACCCTAAACGCCAAAGCAGCTTTATTTGCGATACAAGACCTGCTTGAAAAACGCGGAATCAAAATACCCATAATGGTTTCCGGGACCATCACCGACCTAAGTGGAAGGACCCTTTCGGGCCAGACCGTCGAAGCATTCCTCAATTCGGTTTCGCACGTCGACTTATTCAGCATTGGCTTTAACTGTGCTCTTGGCGCAAAGGAACTACGGCCGTTTGTCGAAGAGATCGCCCACAAGGCCCCTTTCTATACCAGCGTTTACCCTAATGCAGGATTGCCTAACCAATTCGGCGAGTATGACGATACGCCGGAGGAGATGTCATCTCAAATAAAAGACTTTATCGAAAACCGGTTTATCAATATTGTTGGAGGGTGCTGCGGGACTACGCCGGAGCATATCCGGGCGTTTGCCAGAATTGCGGAAAATGCTGTGGTAAGAACGGTTCCCCAACCGACTGATTCCCTCAAACTCAGCGGACTTGAGCCATTGGTGTATTTCCCGGGAAGCAACTTCATTAATATCGGCGAGCGGACCAACGTGGCCGGTTCGAAGGTTTTTGCCCGGCTCATACGGGACGAGAAATTTGAGGATGCGCTTATCATTGCCCGCCAGCAGGTTGAGAACGGCGCCCAGGTGATCGATATCAATATGGACGATGCCATGCTCGATGCCGAAAAGTCGATGGTCAGGTTCCTGAACCTGCTTTCTGCCGATCCCGACATTGCCCGCGTGCCGGTCATGATCGATTCTTCCAAATGGCCGGTGATCGAAGCAGGGCTGAAATGCTTGCAGGGTAAGGCCATCGTGAATTCCATCAGTCTTAAAGACGGTGAAGAGGCTTTTAAAGATAAAGCCCGGAAGATCAAAAAATATGGCGCTGCTGTCATCGTGATGGCTTTTGATGAAGAGGGACAGGCGGTCACTTTTGAACGTAAAACCGAAATTTGTAAAAGAGCTTACCGAATCCTGACGGAGGAGATAAATTTTCATCCTTCCGACATCATCTTTGATCCTAATGTGCTGACTATTGGCACGGGCATGGATGAACACAACAACTATGCGATCGACTTCATCAATACAGTGAAGTGGATCAAGCAAAACCTTCCGCATGCCAAGGTTAGCGGCGGGATCAGCAACCTCTCTTTTTCTTTCCGTGGTAATGATACCCTAAGGGAAGCGATACATTCGGCATTTCTTTATCATGCTATCCGTGCCGGGCTGGATATGGGGATTGTCAATGCCGGGAACCTGCCGGTTTATGATGAAATCCCCGGGGATTTGCTTCAACTGGCCGAGGATGTCATCCTGAACCGCCGCAAGGACGGAACGGAAAGGCTGATCGCTTATGCCGAGAAAATGCAGGCTAAAACAGATAAGCAGGAAAAGGTCGAAGAATGGCGATCGGCCAGTGTGCAGGAACGCCTGAAACATGCCCTGGTCCGTGGGATCCTGGATCATATCGCGGAGGATACTGAAGAGGCGAGGAGCCATTATCCGCGGTCGCTGGATGTAATTGAAGGACCACTGATGGATGGGATGAACATCGTGGGCGACCTGTTTGGCTCCGGGAAGATGTTTCTGCCTCAGGTGGTTAAGAGCGCGAGGGTGATGAAGAAAGCGGTGGCGGTGCTGGAGCCATGGCTACAAGCAGAAAAGAGGGAATCTGCAGCTAAAAGTTCGCAGTTCGCAGTTCGCAGTTCGCAGTCCGCAGTCAGGGAAAATACAGATAAACAAGAACCGGGAACTGGGAACCGGGAACCGGGAACTTCACGAAGGATATTACTTGCCACTGTAAAAGGCGATGTGCACGATATCGGAAAGAACATCGTCGGGGTGGTGCTGGGATGCAACAACTACGAGGTGATTGATCTCGGTGTGATGGTACCGGCGGAAAAGATCCTGCAGACGGCGAAAGAGAAGGAAGTCGATGTGATCGGCCTGAGCGGGCTTATCACACCGTCTTTGGAAGAAATGGCCCATGTGGCTTCAGAAATGCAGCGGCTTAAATTTGATATCCCTCTCCTGATCGGCGGGGCCACGACCTCTGAGATCCATACGGCTGTGAAAATCGCCACACAATATGATCATCCTGTCATTCATGTCAGGGACGCCTCGCGCTGCGTGGGGGTCCTTTCAAATCTCTTATCTCCCGAGAATAAAGAAAAGTATGTCAGGGAGATCAGTAATAAATATTCAGAGCTGAAGACCAGGCACGAAAACCGGAAAAGTGAGGATGTCTTCATTACTCTGGAAGAAGCCAGGGCAAACCGCCTGAAAATCAACTGGAACGAAGTACTGGTCACAAAGCCTGCTTTCATTGGAAATCGTTCATTGATTGATTATCCATTAGAGGAATTGCGGAATTATATCGACTGGACCTTCTTCTTCCATTCCTGGAAAATCCCGGGGAAATACCCGGAAATCTTCAATGACCCGTTAAAAGGGGAGGAAGCAAGGAAATTATTTAACGATGCACAATACATGATTGAAGAAGTAATTTCAAAAAAGATGTTGCAGGCAAATGGGGTTTTCGGATTTTATCCTGCCCGGTCCGTTGGTGAAGATGTGTTAATTTACAAGGATGAACAAAGGAAGAAGCAGCTCTCTGCCTTACATTTTCTCCGTAACCAGGAGAAAAAGGAAGAAGGTATTCCAAACCTCAGCCTGGCAGATTTCATCGCACCACAGGCTTCCGGGATCATGGATTACATTGGTATTTTCGCAGTCACGGCTGGGATTGGCATTGAAAAATGGGTGAAACATTACGAGAACGCACTTGATGATTATAGCAGCTTCATGCTCAAGTTCATGGCTGACCGGCTTGCGGAAGCATTTGCCGAGCGGCTTCATGAGCGGGTCAGGAAGGAATTCTGGGGTTATGTACCCGATGAAAACATTCCGGTGTCGAATTTGTTAAAGGAAGAATATCAAGGCATAAGGCCGGCACCGGGTTATCCGGGATGCCCGGAGCATTCGGAAAAAAGGACGATATTTAATTTGCTGGATGCGGAGCAAAATGCGGGTATAACTTTGACAGAGAACTTTGCCATGTATCCGGCAGCGGCAGTTAGCGGCTATTATTTCAGCCATGAATTTTCGAGGTATTTTAACCTTGGAAAGGTTTCGGAGGAACAGGTGGAGGATTATGCCAGAAGGAAGAACATTCCTGTTGAATTGGCGAAAAAGTATTTAAGACAGAATTTGTTAGAAGAATAA